A genomic window from Nitrospiria bacterium includes:
- the rpe gene encoding ribulose-phosphate 3-epimerase: MTTTAGSKKIAPSILSADFAHLAEEIAKVTEAGADMIHVDVMDGHFVPNFTIGPPIVKAIRKVTRLPLDVHLMMTNPDDFIHDFIKAGSNYITVHVETCPHLHRTIQSIKEEGVKAGVTLNPATPLSSVEEILGEVDLLLIMSVNPGFGGQGFIPSALEKLRRARTMIDQRGAKVELEIDGGIKVENVGAIAQAGADILVSGSAIFESKDYKDTIQKMRRAVGS; encoded by the coding sequence ATGACGACGACGGCCGGGTCCAAAAAGATCGCCCCCTCGATTCTCTCGGCGGACTTTGCCCATTTGGCGGAGGAGATCGCCAAGGTCACGGAGGCCGGGGCCGATATGATCCATGTGGACGTGATGGACGGACATTTTGTTCCGAACTTCACGATCGGGCCTCCGATCGTGAAGGCCATCCGCAAGGTGACCCGTCTGCCTCTGGACGTTCATCTGATGATGACGAATCCGGACGATTTCATCCATGACTTCATCAAGGCCGGGAGCAACTATATCACGGTTCATGTCGAGACCTGTCCTCATCTTCATCGGACGATCCAATCGATCAAGGAGGAGGGCGTGAAGGCCGGCGTGACCTTGAACCCCGCCACCCCGCTCTCGAGCGTGGAGGAAATCCTGGGCGAAGTGGATCTCCTCTTGATCATGTCGGTCAATCCGGGATTCGGCGGCCAGGGCTTCATTCCGTCCGCCTTGGAAAAACTGCGGCGGGCCCGAACGATGATCGATCAACGCGGGGCGAAGGTCGAGCTGGAGATCGACGGGGGCATCAAGGTCGAAAACGTTGGGGCCATCGCCCAGGCCGGAGCGGACATCCTGGTTTCGGGTTCGGCCATCTTCGAGAGCAAGGATTACAAGGACACGATTCAGAAGATGCGACGTGCGGTCGGTTCTTAG